Proteins from a single region of Belliella baltica DSM 15883:
- the asnS gene encoding asparagine--tRNA ligase, whose translation MAFNKRIKIKSLLESDFVGQEVTLMGWVRTKRSNKNVSFVALNDGSTINNYQVVADPTIIEEDILKKITTGTCIKITGQIVASQGAGQSSEISASFIEILGEADPEKYPLQPKKHSLEFLREIAHLRMRTNTFGAVFRVRHTLAYAVHKYFNDRGFFYIHTPIITASDAEGAGETFKVTTLDLKNPPLNEDGSINYKKDFFEREANLTVSGQLEGELAAMALAEIYTFGPTFRAENSNTTRHLAEFWMIEPEMAFYDAEDNQDLAEDFLQYVIRYALEHCQDDLAFLDKRAAEEEQSKKADQRSELGLMERLRFVTENKFERLTYTEAIDILRNSNPNKKKKFQYLIEEWGADLQSEHERFLVEKHFKKPVILTNYPKEIKSFYMRLNEDGKTVAAMDILFPGIGEIVGGSQREERLENLTARMEEMNIPQDEMWWYLDTRRFGATPHAGFGLGFERLVQFVTGMGNIRDVIAFPRTPGSAEF comes from the coding sequence ATGGCATTCAACAAAAGAATAAAAATCAAATCACTACTAGAAAGCGATTTTGTAGGTCAAGAAGTGACCTTGATGGGTTGGGTAAGAACTAAAAGAAGTAATAAGAATGTATCGTTCGTTGCTTTAAATGACGGTTCCACCATCAACAATTATCAAGTAGTAGCTGATCCGACTATTATTGAAGAAGATATATTAAAGAAAATCACAACAGGAACCTGTATCAAAATCACTGGGCAAATCGTCGCTTCTCAAGGTGCAGGACAAAGTTCTGAAATTTCAGCCTCTTTTATTGAGATCCTTGGAGAGGCAGATCCTGAAAAATATCCTTTACAACCTAAGAAACATTCACTTGAGTTTTTGAGAGAAATCGCTCACTTGAGGATGCGAACCAATACTTTTGGTGCTGTATTCAGAGTAAGGCATACTTTGGCTTATGCTGTCCATAAATATTTCAATGATAGAGGTTTTTTTTATATCCATACACCCATCATCACAGCATCTGATGCTGAAGGAGCAGGAGAAACTTTCAAGGTAACAACGCTTGATCTGAAAAACCCTCCTCTCAACGAAGATGGTAGTATTAATTATAAAAAAGATTTCTTTGAAAGAGAGGCTAACCTAACTGTATCAGGTCAACTCGAAGGAGAATTGGCAGCGATGGCTTTGGCTGAAATTTACACTTTTGGTCCAACCTTCCGTGCTGAAAACTCCAACACAACAAGACATCTTGCTGAATTTTGGATGATTGAACCGGAAATGGCATTTTACGATGCTGAAGACAACCAAGATCTTGCTGAAGATTTTCTTCAGTATGTGATTCGTTATGCTTTAGAACATTGTCAGGATGATTTAGCCTTTTTAGATAAGAGAGCGGCAGAGGAAGAGCAGAGCAAAAAAGCAGATCAAAGAAGTGAATTAGGTCTGATGGAGAGGCTGAGATTTGTAACTGAGAATAAATTTGAGCGATTAACTTATACAGAGGCAATCGATATTCTCAGAAACTCCAACCCCAACAAGAAGAAAAAATTCCAGTACTTGATTGAGGAGTGGGGTGCCGATTTGCAGTCTGAGCATGAAAGATTCTTGGTTGAAAAGCATTTCAAAAAGCCAGTTATCCTCACTAATTATCCAAAAGAAATCAAATCCTTCTACATGAGACTCAATGAAGATGGAAAGACTGTTGCTGCCATGGATATCCTTTTCCCAGGAATTGGAGAAATTGTCGGGGGCTCACAGCGAGAAGAAAGATTAGAAAACCTTACAGCAAGAATGGAGGAAATGAACATTCCACAAGATGAAATGTGGTGGTATTTAGATACCCGCAGATTTGGTGCTACTCCACATGCAGGATTTGGTCTTGGATTTGAAAGACTTGTTCAGTTCGTGACAGGCATGGGAAATATCAGAGATGTGATTGCATTCCCGAGAACACCTGGAAGTGCGGAGTTCTAA
- the katG gene encoding catalase/peroxidase HPI: MKKVILIIGLLVSSILTAEAQNKESVDGWSGATKKSRSNAAVNQNADWWPNQLNLGILRQNSSLSNPMGEDFNYADQFISLDYEALKNDLRALMTDSQDWWPADFGHYGGLFIRMAWHSAGTYRTGDGRGGSRSGQQRFAPLNSWPDNGNLDKARRLLWPIKQKYGNKISWADLMVLTGNVALESMGFETFGFAGGREDVYEPELDVYWGKEKEWLADDRYSEGRKLENPLAAVQMGLIYVNPEGPNGNPDPVLAAYDIRETFGRMGMNDEETVALIAGGHTLGKTHGAGPADHVGAEPEAAPIEEQGFGWKSSYKSGKGADAITSGLEVTWTSTPAQWSHDYLTFLFKYDWELTKSPAGAHQWVAKDAGNIIPDAFDADKKQPPYMLTTDLSLRYDPVYEKISRKFLEDQDAFNEAFARAWFKLTHRDMGPNTTYLGPEAPKEDLIWQDPIPAVNHPLVNANDIASLKTQILNSGLSISELVNAAWASASTYRGSDRRGGANGSRIRLEPMRNWEVNNPAQLNKVLGTLEKIQADFNAKSGAKKVSLADLIVLAGTAAVEKAASNAGHQVEVPFSPGRMDASAEMTDVESFALLEPMADGFRNYLKTKYTVSTEELLVDKAQLLTLTAPEMTVLVGGMRALHTNYDGSKHGVFTDKKDMLTNDFFVNLLDMSTEWKAVDDSKETFEGRDRKSGEVKYTATRADLIFGSHSELRALAEVYAQADNSEKFVKDFVSAWAKVMNLDRFDLVYKR, encoded by the coding sequence ATGAAAAAAGTTATTTTAATAATTGGACTTTTAGTGAGTTCTATTCTGACTGCAGAGGCCCAAAATAAAGAATCTGTAGATGGCTGGTCAGGAGCTACTAAAAAGAGTAGAAGTAATGCTGCAGTCAATCAAAACGCTGACTGGTGGCCAAATCAGCTCAATTTGGGTATTCTTCGTCAAAATTCTTCTCTTTCAAATCCAATGGGAGAGGACTTTAATTATGCAGACCAATTCATTAGCTTAGATTATGAAGCTTTGAAAAATGATTTGAGAGCTTTGATGACGGACTCACAAGACTGGTGGCCTGCAGATTTTGGGCATTATGGAGGTTTGTTCATTAGAATGGCTTGGCATAGTGCTGGAACTTATCGTACTGGAGACGGTAGAGGTGGTTCTAGATCTGGACAACAAAGATTTGCACCGCTTAACAGCTGGCCAGATAATGGTAACTTAGATAAGGCTAGAAGATTACTTTGGCCGATCAAACAGAAATATGGAAATAAAATCTCCTGGGCAGATTTGATGGTGCTTACTGGAAACGTAGCATTAGAATCCATGGGATTTGAGACGTTTGGTTTTGCAGGTGGTAGAGAAGATGTGTATGAACCTGAATTGGATGTCTATTGGGGAAAGGAAAAAGAGTGGTTGGCTGACGACCGCTATAGTGAAGGGCGTAAGTTGGAGAATCCCCTTGCGGCAGTTCAAATGGGTTTGATCTATGTTAATCCAGAAGGTCCAAATGGAAATCCTGATCCAGTATTGGCAGCCTATGACATTAGAGAGACTTTTGGAAGAATGGGTATGAATGATGAGGAGACAGTAGCTTTGATCGCAGGTGGTCATACTTTAGGCAAAACTCACGGTGCAGGTCCTGCAGACCATGTAGGCGCCGAACCAGAAGCAGCTCCAATTGAGGAGCAAGGATTTGGTTGGAAGAGTTCTTACAAGTCTGGGAAAGGTGCGGACGCCATCACTTCAGGTCTTGAAGTGACCTGGACTTCTACGCCAGCGCAGTGGAGCCACGATTATTTGACTTTCTTGTTCAAATATGATTGGGAATTGACAAAGAGTCCAGCTGGTGCACATCAGTGGGTTGCAAAAGATGCGGGAAATATAATCCCAGATGCATTTGATGCCGATAAGAAACAGCCTCCTTATATGTTGACGACGGATTTATCTTTGAGATATGATCCAGTGTACGAGAAAATCTCAAGAAAATTTTTAGAAGACCAAGATGCTTTCAACGAAGCTTTCGCAAGAGCTTGGTTCAAATTGACTCATAGAGATATGGGACCAAATACGACTTACCTTGGTCCAGAAGCTCCAAAAGAAGATCTGATTTGGCAAGATCCTATTCCTGCGGTAAATCATCCATTGGTGAATGCCAATGATATTGCAAGTTTGAAAACTCAAATTTTGAATTCTGGCCTCTCGATTTCTGAGTTGGTAAACGCGGCATGGGCTTCAGCGTCCACTTACAGAGGTTCTGATAGGAGAGGTGGAGCCAATGGTTCAAGAATCAGATTGGAGCCAATGAGAAATTGGGAAGTGAATAATCCAGCTCAATTGAATAAGGTTTTGGGTACATTAGAAAAAATCCAAGCGGATTTCAATGCCAAGTCTGGAGCGAAAAAAGTTTCTCTTGCTGATTTGATTGTATTAGCTGGTACGGCTGCTGTAGAGAAAGCTGCATCAAATGCTGGACATCAGGTCGAAGTGCCTTTTTCACCTGGAAGAATGGATGCTTCTGCTGAGATGACAGATGTAGAATCCTTCGCTTTGCTAGAGCCAATGGCCGATGGATTTAGAAACTATCTGAAGACAAAGTACACAGTTTCTACAGAGGAATTATTGGTAGATAAAGCACAGCTCTTGACATTAACTGCACCTGAGATGACTGTTTTAGTTGGTGGTATGCGAGCTTTACATACTAACTATGATGGTTCTAAGCATGGTGTGTTTACTGATAAAAAAGACATGCTAACAAATGATTTCTTTGTCAACCTTCTAGATATGAGTACAGAATGGAAAGCTGTAGATGATTCTAAAGAGACATTCGAAGGACGGGATAGAAAGTCAGGTGAAGTAAAATACACTGCTACTAGAGCTGATTTGATTTTTGGATCTCACTCGGAATTGAGAGCATTAGCAGAAGTATATGCTCAAGCAGACAACAGTGAAAAGTTTGTAAAAGACTTCGTATCAGCTTGGGCCAAAGTTATGAATCTAGATAGGTTCGATTTGGTATACAAAAGATAA
- the rpoN gene encoding RNA polymerase factor sigma-54, which translates to MQKLNLSQVLSQKLSPQQIQFIKLLQVPTAELDARVEEELEINPALEEGRDEEEKNPEEEFPENFDEDMGSREGDVNIDDYLNEDYGGYKMQGDGNYSPDDEDREIPISGGVSLHEQLIAQLSYLKLDETQQLIGRQLIGSIENDGYIRRDLESIINDLAFGQNVESDLDEVEEILRKIQNFDPPGIAARNLQECLLIQLERKEHPDDPHVQNAVRIINDCFEEFTKKHYTKIQKKLNIEDDELKEAVHLITRLNPKPGGISDGMVKTQYIIPDFILSNVNGKFEISLNSKNAPELRVSKSYSEMFEAYDKSDKKDKKLKETVTFVKQKLDAAKWFIDAIKQRQHTLLKTMQSILDYQEEFFQEGDETKLKPMILKDIADRIEMDISTVSRVANSKAIQTEFGIYPLKYFFSEGIATDSGEDVSNKEVKSVLQTLVDGENKRKPLSDDKLVKLLNDKGYNIARRTVAKYREQLQIPVARLRKEL; encoded by the coding sequence ATGCAAAAACTTAATTTAAGTCAGGTTCTTTCCCAAAAGCTGTCTCCTCAGCAGATTCAGTTTATCAAATTACTCCAAGTGCCAACAGCCGAGTTGGATGCAAGAGTAGAAGAGGAGCTTGAGATTAATCCTGCATTGGAGGAAGGCCGGGATGAAGAGGAGAAAAATCCAGAAGAAGAGTTTCCTGAGAATTTCGATGAAGACATGGGTTCCAGAGAAGGGGATGTCAATATCGATGATTATCTCAATGAAGATTATGGCGGTTACAAAATGCAGGGAGATGGAAATTACTCCCCTGATGACGAAGATAGAGAAATTCCCATTTCTGGTGGCGTCTCTCTTCATGAGCAATTGATAGCTCAATTGAGTTACCTAAAGCTTGATGAAACGCAGCAGCTTATTGGAAGACAATTGATTGGAAGTATTGAGAATGATGGGTATATAAGAAGGGATTTGGAGTCAATCATCAATGATTTGGCTTTTGGCCAAAATGTAGAATCTGATCTGGATGAAGTAGAGGAAATTTTAAGGAAAATCCAAAACTTTGATCCTCCAGGAATAGCGGCTCGAAACCTTCAGGAGTGTTTGTTAATTCAATTAGAAAGAAAAGAGCATCCAGATGATCCTCATGTTCAGAATGCAGTAAGGATTATAAATGACTGCTTTGAAGAATTTACCAAGAAGCACTATACCAAAATTCAAAAAAAGCTCAATATTGAAGATGATGAATTGAAAGAGGCTGTTCATTTGATTACTCGTCTCAACCCTAAGCCAGGAGGGATTTCTGATGGAATGGTCAAAACTCAATATATCATTCCTGACTTTATCTTGTCAAATGTCAATGGAAAGTTTGAAATCTCTCTTAATTCTAAAAATGCACCAGAACTCCGAGTGAGTAAATCTTATTCAGAGATGTTTGAGGCGTATGACAAAAGTGATAAGAAGGATAAGAAACTTAAAGAGACGGTTACCTTTGTCAAGCAAAAACTAGATGCTGCTAAATGGTTTATTGATGCCATCAAACAAAGACAACATACTCTACTCAAGACGATGCAGTCTATTTTGGATTATCAAGAGGAGTTTTTTCAAGAGGGAGACGAAACCAAATTGAAACCGATGATCTTAAAAGATATCGCCGATCGAATAGAAATGGATATTTCTACAGTGTCGCGGGTTGCTAATAGTAAAGCCATTCAAACAGAATTTGGGATTTATCCTTTGAAATACTTCTTTTCAGAAGGTATTGCCACGGATTCTGGAGAAGATGTAAGTAACAAAGAAGTGAAAAGTGTGTTACAAACATTGGTAGATGGTGAAAATAAGAGAAAACCATTATCCGACGATAAACTCGTGAAACTATTGAATGATAAAGGGTATAATATCGCTAGGAGAACAGTTGCTAAATACAGAGAGCAGTTGCAGATCCCTGTTGCTAGATTAAGGAAAGAGTTGTAA
- a CDS encoding PA-phosphatase, translating to MPSLIFAFLLFGLPDSVMLKSGNQGLVFFVIVANTFIIPLGILMTMRFTKVIPSLRMEDRRERIFPFSIISLLYMITAYSFYIKDWIDYKLIFALFIITICLILLTAISFFWKISAHMIGVGGLLGIILAYSMNIQNHNFLYYTLAAILLSGVIGTSRLHLNAHTALEVLAGFLLGFGVCFGSSLMIWA from the coding sequence ATGCCGTCCCTTATTTTTGCATTTTTGCTTTTCGGTCTCCCAGATTCTGTGATGTTGAAAAGCGGAAATCAAGGTTTGGTGTTTTTCGTAATTGTTGCCAATACATTTATTATCCCTTTAGGAATATTAATGACAATGCGATTTACTAAGGTCATCCCGTCTCTTCGAATGGAGGATCGAAGAGAACGGATTTTTCCTTTTTCCATAATCAGTTTGCTTTACATGATTACGGCTTATTCCTTTTATATAAAAGATTGGATTGACTATAAGTTGATCTTTGCACTTTTTATAATTACGATTTGTTTGATTTTATTGACTGCAATTAGTTTTTTTTGGAAAATCAGCGCACACATGATAGGAGTGGGAGGTTTGTTAGGGATAATCTTAGCCTACAGTATGAATATCCAAAATCATAATTTCTTGTATTATACGCTTGCAGCAATTTTGTTGTCAGGTGTCATTGGTACATCAAGACTTCACCTTAATGCACACACAGCACTTGAAGTTCTTGCTGGCTTTTTATTGGGATTTGGAGTTTGCTTTGGTTCCAGTTTGATGATTTGGGCATAA
- a CDS encoding bifunctional ADP-dependent NAD(P)H-hydrate dehydratase/NAD(P)H-hydrate epimerase, with the protein MFPIIQGNQIQKIDVAYCSAEGISSLELMERAAKSFVDWLIPQMQNSKGRFYVFSGPGNNGGDGVAIARLLKYLNHSVHLIYIKDVDQCSNDFQRNFERLPEGVEICRFDLWNGKIEPDSIIIDAIFGVGINRPLEGTYLRVIQTLNKQVGLKISIDIPSGLPADQASFGEVFKADHTATFQFPKLSLLFPEHALVTGEHHVLDIGMSDSFLNKFENGNFYLKQNDILGLHRTFHRFSHKGNFGKVLFLGSEQGKFGAINLSGYASLRTGSGLVHLAPQIENTFAFNTLVPELMLYQDSSKSSLYQFDAIGIGPGWGMGVEKDYFKSIFVRFKRPMVIDADGLNLLAKYPELKKEIPENSILTPHLKEFERLVGESANHLERIEKASSLAKEFKVIVILKGAHSLIALPDGRRIFNSSGNQYMATAGSGDVLTGMLTSFLGQGYLPEHAAICGVFHHGLAGEIASKSKRRGMTASDIIEAIPDTFIKLNLL; encoded by the coding sequence ATGTTTCCAATCATTCAAGGCAATCAAATTCAAAAAATAGATGTAGCATATTGCTCAGCTGAAGGAATAAGTTCATTAGAATTGATGGAAAGGGCTGCAAAATCGTTTGTGGACTGGTTAATTCCGCAGATGCAAAATAGCAAAGGTCGATTTTATGTTTTTTCCGGACCTGGAAATAATGGAGGGGATGGAGTCGCAATAGCCAGATTACTCAAATATTTGAATCATTCTGTTCACTTGATCTATATAAAAGATGTAGATCAATGCTCCAATGATTTTCAAAGGAATTTTGAAAGATTGCCTGAAGGAGTAGAAATTTGCAGATTTGATTTATGGAATGGAAAAATTGAACCTGATTCCATAATAATTGATGCCATTTTTGGGGTTGGGATCAATAGGCCTTTAGAGGGAACTTACCTGAGGGTAATTCAAACACTAAATAAACAGGTTGGGCTTAAAATCTCGATTGATATCCCATCAGGACTTCCTGCTGATCAAGCTTCATTTGGTGAAGTATTCAAAGCAGACCATACGGCTACTTTTCAATTTCCTAAGTTGAGTCTATTATTTCCAGAACATGCGCTAGTTACCGGAGAACATCATGTTTTGGATATAGGAATGTCAGACTCTTTTCTTAATAAGTTTGAAAATGGAAATTTCTATTTGAAACAAAATGATATCCTAGGCCTTCATCGTACTTTTCATCGCTTTAGCCACAAAGGAAATTTTGGTAAAGTTTTATTTTTGGGTAGTGAGCAAGGTAAATTTGGGGCTATTAATTTATCTGGGTACGCTTCATTGAGGACAGGGTCAGGCTTAGTACATTTGGCTCCTCAAATAGAAAATACTTTTGCCTTCAATACCCTTGTTCCTGAGTTGATGCTTTATCAAGATTCTTCTAAATCGAGTCTCTATCAGTTTGATGCCATTGGCATTGGTCCAGGCTGGGGAATGGGTGTTGAAAAGGACTATTTCAAATCTATTTTTGTAAGATTCAAAAGGCCCATGGTGATTGATGCTGATGGGCTGAACTTATTAGCAAAATATCCAGAGTTGAAGAAAGAAATTCCTGAGAATAGTATTTTGACGCCCCATTTAAAAGAATTTGAAAGATTGGTTGGTGAATCTGCTAATCATCTTGAACGAATTGAGAAAGCAAGTTCCTTAGCGAAAGAATTTAAAGTAATTGTAATTTTAAAGGGTGCACATAGCTTGATTGCTTTGCCTGATGGAAGGAGAATATTCAATTCTTCGGGAAATCAATATATGGCTACAGCTGGCTCAGGAGATGTCTTGACTGGGATGCTTACTTCATTTTTGGGACAGGGTTATCTCCCAGAGCATGCTGCTATTTGTGGAGTATTTCATCATGGATTGGCAGGCGAGATTGCTTCAAAGAGTAAACGAAGAGGAATGACTGCCTCGGATATCATAGAAGCTATCCCTGATACTTTTATAAAATTGAACCTGCTTTAA
- a CDS encoding DUF6340 family protein, whose amino-acid sequence MVKIKSYFVLILLLGFITTFGSCTKNVSMSRLMPAEIDVPNHVQRLLIIDRTAPQNENLAVLEGLISGEAPFEVRNAVEATISTIQQELNTSPRYEIIRARERLRGGLFAQTFPNPLTWPQIEALCREYNADAVLALEKFSSDFIVTDKRQIIKKTEGEGRNSRTVEVQGVYAEGVASVQVGFRLYDPLSKNITDQRDFEKTNLWSAEAETKTQALALLIDKVKATEYVGQLAGASYARRIAPMYLRINRTLYQKPKENPALARGARLGEVNRWEEAIEVWENGLNSPHKNKTGGRICYNIAVGFEVLGDLESAKYWAGKAYTDYGFNQGRTYSNQLNTRMIQEERLRQQLSQEN is encoded by the coding sequence ATGGTAAAAATCAAATCATATTTTGTCCTAATCCTACTCTTAGGATTCATCACTACATTTGGATCATGTACAAAAAACGTAAGTATGTCTAGGCTTATGCCTGCGGAAATTGACGTTCCAAATCATGTACAACGACTTTTGATCATTGACAGAACTGCTCCTCAAAACGAAAACCTCGCTGTCTTGGAAGGTCTAATTTCTGGAGAAGCACCTTTCGAAGTAAGAAATGCTGTAGAAGCTACCATTTCCACAATTCAACAAGAACTAAATACTTCACCTCGATATGAGATCATTAGAGCTAGAGAAAGGTTACGAGGTGGCTTGTTTGCACAGACATTCCCTAATCCTTTGACTTGGCCTCAAATAGAAGCACTCTGCAGAGAGTATAACGCAGATGCGGTACTAGCCTTAGAAAAATTCAGTTCTGATTTTATCGTCACAGATAAACGCCAAATCATAAAGAAAACAGAGGGCGAAGGAAGAAATTCTAGAACAGTAGAAGTTCAGGGAGTTTATGCTGAAGGAGTGGCTTCTGTTCAAGTTGGTTTCAGATTGTATGATCCACTTAGCAAAAACATTACTGATCAAAGAGATTTTGAAAAGACAAACTTATGGTCTGCAGAAGCTGAAACTAAAACTCAGGCTCTTGCATTGCTGATAGATAAAGTCAAAGCCACGGAATATGTAGGCCAATTAGCTGGGGCAAGTTACGCCAGGCGAATAGCTCCAATGTACCTTCGCATCAATCGGACACTCTACCAAAAGCCAAAAGAAAACCCTGCTCTCGCTAGAGGAGCTAGACTTGGAGAAGTGAATCGTTGGGAAGAAGCTATAGAAGTATGGGAGAATGGTCTCAATTCACCACATAAAAACAAAACTGGTGGCAGAATTTGCTATAATATCGCAGTAGGCTTTGAAGTACTTGGAGACCTCGAGTCAGCAAAATATTGGGCAGGTAAAGCCTATACAGATTATGGATTTAATCAAGGGAGAACTTATTCCAATCAACTCAATACAAGAATGATCCAAGAGGAACGATTAAGGCAACAATTATCTCAAGAAAACTAA
- a CDS encoding MFS transporter translates to MKNEKLLLWILAAINFTHIVDFMILMPLGPQLMRIFEISPREFGLLVSSYTFAAGLSSFLGAFVLDKYDRRSIMMWVFLGFFLGTLACAFSPNYPILLLARIISGLFGGLTSALILAIIGDVVPDGRRGRAMGLVMAAFSVASVFGVPFGLFIASLSNWHAPFLFLASISAVIFWMIYKYVPSITAHIVAKHDKPSPIQVIRRVTSNRNQMRGITLTVMMMLGQFMIIPFLSPYMVANVGFTDMELTYIYMAGGAFTIFTSPWVGRMTDKYGKVKIFSIFMTLNVIPIAVITHLGATPIPYVLLISTMFFVTSNGRMVPASALITGTARSENRGSFLSFNSAVQQLSAGLASFVAGLILAENINGELVNYNIVGYIAIVFSLLTLPLIRRIKVVDTEAIVSVAESETNKIKLTQK, encoded by the coding sequence ATGAAGAACGAGAAACTTTTGCTGTGGATTTTAGCAGCAATCAATTTTACACATATTGTAGATTTCATGATATTGATGCCGCTTGGGCCTCAGTTGATGAGAATATTTGAAATTAGTCCAAGAGAATTTGGACTTTTGGTTTCTTCTTACACTTTTGCAGCTGGACTGAGTAGCTTTTTGGGCGCTTTTGTTTTAGATAAATATGACCGCCGATCAATCATGATGTGGGTTTTTCTAGGCTTCTTTCTTGGAACTCTGGCCTGTGCATTTTCTCCAAATTACCCAATCTTACTCTTGGCAAGAATCATTTCTGGACTATTTGGAGGATTAACTTCAGCATTGATTTTAGCGATAATTGGAGATGTTGTACCAGATGGTAGAAGAGGAAGAGCCATGGGCTTAGTCATGGCCGCATTCTCTGTGGCATCCGTATTTGGTGTTCCATTTGGTTTGTTTATTGCCAGTTTATCAAATTGGCATGCACCTTTTCTTTTTCTTGCTAGTATTTCCGCAGTTATTTTTTGGATGATTTATAAATATGTACCTTCTATCACAGCGCATATTGTTGCAAAACATGATAAACCATCACCAATTCAAGTTATCAGAAGAGTGACTAGCAATAGGAATCAAATGCGAGGGATTACACTGACTGTAATGATGATGTTAGGTCAGTTTATGATCATTCCTTTTTTGAGTCCTTATATGGTAGCAAATGTAGGTTTTACGGATATGGAGCTTACTTATATCTATATGGCTGGTGGCGCATTTACTATTTTCACATCTCCGTGGGTAGGGAGAATGACGGATAAATATGGGAAAGTAAAGATTTTCTCGATTTTCATGACGCTGAATGTTATTCCGATCGCTGTGATTACGCATTTGGGAGCAACTCCAATCCCTTACGTACTTTTAATTTCAACCATGTTTTTTGTAACATCAAATGGAAGAATGGTTCCAGCTTCTGCTTTGATTACAGGAACCGCTAGGTCAGAAAATAGAGGTAGCTTCCTAAGTTTTAACTCCGCAGTTCAACAATTATCCGCAGGATTAGCTTCCTTTGTCGCAGGTTTGATCTTGGCTGAGAACATCAACGGAGAATTGGTCAATTATAATATTGTCGGTTATATCGCCATAGTTTTCAGCTTATTGACTTTACCCTTGATTAGAAGGATTAAAGTAGTAGATACAGAAGCAATAGTGTCTGTCGCAGAAAGCGAAACCAATAAAATTAAGCTGACTCAAAAATAA
- a CDS encoding porin family protein gives MKRLTLLFIVGLITFSVSAQERTKTPIGGRPDVKGDLLVDFGFNTLNNKPDDLSTRFFPSRTFNVYYQAPINLFGEGSGFTFNPGIGIGTDKLAFTEDRTLFNNPAIGPESSQLLDIREVYGDDIVINTNNVSMTYFDIPLEIRYHFKRSNYQKSMKVAIGGKVGFLLNSQTKVAYKDSEGLERKVKDRQNFGVSPIRYGVYSRLGFPGFNIWGYYGLNQVFQKDKGPFATQATQFNFGISVALF, from the coding sequence ATGAAACGACTAACTTTATTATTCATAGTAGGATTAATTACTTTCAGTGTATCTGCACAAGAACGAACCAAAACACCAATAGGTGGAAGACCTGATGTAAAAGGTGACCTTCTTGTGGATTTTGGTTTCAATACATTGAACAATAAACCTGATGATTTATCAACTCGTTTTTTTCCTTCTAGAACTTTCAATGTCTATTATCAAGCTCCGATCAATTTATTCGGAGAGGGCTCTGGCTTTACATTTAACCCAGGTATTGGGATTGGCACCGACAAACTTGCTTTTACTGAAGACAGAACACTCTTCAACAATCCTGCAATAGGACCTGAATCAAGCCAATTATTAGATATTAGAGAAGTCTATGGGGATGATATTGTCATCAATACTAATAATGTATCAATGACATATTTTGATATTCCTTTAGAAATCCGATATCATTTCAAGAGGAGTAACTATCAGAAAAGTATGAAAGTAGCCATCGGTGGTAAAGTGGGATTTTTACTTAATTCACAAACAAAAGTCGCTTATAAAGATAGTGAAGGTTTAGAAAGAAAAGTAAAAGACAGACAAAATTTTGGGGTCTCGCCAATTAGATATGGTGTTTATTCCCGCTTAGGTTTTCCAGGCTTTAATATTTGGGGATATTATGGCTTGAACCAAGTATTCCAAAAAGACAAAGGGCCTTTTGCAACGCAAGCGACCCAGTTTAATTTTGGTATTTCAGTGGCTTTGTTTTAA